One window of Atribacter laminatus genomic DNA carries:
- a CDS encoding LacI family DNA-binding transcriptional regulator, whose amino-acid sequence MDKNHNKKLKRRATLFDVAKLSGVSTGTISRILNNHHSVSEESRKKVEEAIKKLNYVPLSAARSLAKGVSNTIMLSIIEENPILPSTWRYELPVVQGIYDYLKKTSYNLQIGISFVEEAQKSKFFENLIKDKYIDGLLILGSWPINYRSLLYLEDRSIPYVLIGCKSTVPTRVEINFDNHGAIVQVIDYLVQLGHTKFALIGGFADQLHMVDRANGFRDALTKRNLRIYENLIKFGDYQIESGYQLMLGLFNEYPKPTAIICGNDFMAAGVIKAIHDKGYKVPEDISVVGFDDNEVAKVISPPLTTIRVPVFEMGSLAVEKLCTMVQSNRKLKEITILPCETIIRSSTGKSKEK is encoded by the coding sequence ATGGACAAAAATCATAACAAGAAATTAAAAAGACGTGCGACATTATTTGATGTCGCTAAGCTTTCCGGAGTATCAACCGGTACCATATCGAGAATACTCAATAATCATCATTCGGTAAGTGAAGAATCACGAAAAAAAGTTGAAGAGGCGATTAAGAAACTAAACTATGTCCCTCTCTCTGCAGCTCGAAGCTTAGCGAAGGGAGTCTCCAATACTATTATGTTATCGATTATTGAAGAAAACCCCATTCTTCCTTCTACTTGGCGCTATGAGCTTCCAGTTGTTCAGGGAATTTATGATTACTTAAAAAAGACATCCTACAACCTTCAAATTGGAATTAGTTTTGTTGAAGAAGCACAAAAATCAAAATTTTTCGAAAATCTAATTAAAGATAAATATATCGATGGGCTATTGATTCTTGGTTCTTGGCCTATAAATTACCGGTCTTTACTCTATTTAGAGGATAGGAGTATTCCTTATGTATTAATTGGATGCAAATCAACCGTTCCAACTCGAGTGGAAATTAATTTTGATAATCACGGAGCCATTGTTCAAGTTATAGATTATCTTGTACAGCTTGGCCATACCAAATTTGCTTTGATAGGAGGATTTGCGGATCAGCTGCACATGGTCGATCGGGCGAATGGTTTTCGAGATGCTTTAACAAAAAGAAACCTAAGAATTTATGAAAATTTAATAAAGTTTGGCGATTATCAGATCGAGAGTGGGTACCAGTTAATGCTCGGCTTATTTAATGAATACCCCAAACCTACTGCGATTATATGCGGTAATGACTTTATGGCAGCTGGTGTCATAAAAGCTATCCATGATAAAGGTTATAAAGTTCCAGAGGATATTTCAGTAGTTGGGTTTGACGACAATGAAGTTGCAAAAGTCATTAGCCCACCCTTAACCACCATTAGAGTTCCGGTTTTTGAAATGGGGAGCTTGGCAGTCGAAAAATTATGTACCATGGTTCAGAGCAATCGAAAACTTAAAGAAATCACCATTCTGCCCTGTGAAACCATTATTCGTTCATCAACTGGAAAAAGCAAGGAAAAATAA